In Candidatus Saccharimonadales bacterium, one DNA window encodes the following:
- the rfbA gene encoding glucose-1-phosphate thymidylyltransferase RfbA — MKGIILAGGSGSRLWPITKGISKQLMPIYDKPMIYYPLTTLMSAGIKDILIITTPADQSQFQRLLGNGSDWGISLTYATQASPDGLAQAFIIGEQFIGNDKVALVLGDNIFHGHKLSESLKSCINPSGGIVFAYEVSDPERYGVVEFNEHGLAISIEEKPASPKSSFAVVGLYFYDNEVVEIAKNVKPSSRGELEITSINEEYLRRGKLAVTTLDQGDVWLDTGTIESMSQATDYVRVIQNRTGLTVGSPEIIARREGFITDSQLRDLAEPLKKSGYGNYLI; from the coding sequence ATGAAGGGAATTATTTTAGCTGGTGGATCAGGGTCACGTTTATGGCCCATAACCAAAGGTATTAGCAAGCAGCTAATGCCAATATATGATAAGCCGATGATTTATTACCCCTTAACGACGCTTATGTCGGCAGGGATTAAAGATATACTAATTATAACGACACCCGCTGACCAGTCTCAATTCCAACGCTTACTCGGTAATGGCTCGGATTGGGGTATTTCACTCACCTATGCCACACAAGCTTCGCCTGATGGTCTTGCACAGGCATTTATTATCGGCGAACAGTTTATTGGTAATGATAAAGTAGCGCTCGTACTCGGTGATAATATTTTTCATGGTCATAAACTAAGTGAATCATTAAAGAGCTGTATCAATCCTAGCGGTGGTATTGTATTTGCGTATGAAGTTTCTGACCCTGAGCGCTATGGAGTTGTTGAGTTCAACGAACATGGACTTGCAATTAGTATTGAAGAAAAACCTGCCTCACCAAAATCTAGCTTTGCTGTTGTTGGACTATACTTCTACGATAACGAGGTCGTTGAAATTGCAAAAAATGTTAAACCTAGTTCTCGAGGTGAGCTAGAAATTACCTCGATTAACGAGGAGTATCTTAGACGCGGCAAACTTGCAGTTACAACACTCGATCAGGGAGACGTATGGCTAGATACCGGTACAATTGAGTCTATGAGCCAAGCAACGGACTATGTGCGTGTTATTCAAAACCGTACAGGTCTAACTGTCGGTAGCCCAGAGATAATCGCACGTCGTGAAGGTTTTATAACAGATAGTCAGTTAAGAGACCTTGCTGAACCACTCAAAAAATCCGGATATGGAAATTACTTGATTTAA
- a CDS encoding glycosyltransferase family 2 protein, which translates to MKKIMKSTAHHSIVLGKKMLSKQPRLKNALKRAIAPHLRVRVKDNYERWIEENFPDFVEIAKSRKEITGFTYKPLISIIVPTYNTDKRFLIECLDSVIGQIYENWELIIVDDNSPNKEVRKYIETYATTDERIKYSFLKKNLGIAGATNKAVELASGEFVGIFDHDDILWPNALFETVKSLNIDKNIDFIYTDEDKITEDSHHHLGYVFKPDFNPDFMHSVNYFTHFTVVRKSLYDEIGGERPEYNGAQDWDLYLRICQKTTKIHHIQKVCYSWRIHDASTAKSTDSKPYVLDAQRGALLDDLRSRGYDDAIVEQDKQHSGYWNVTYPLRNNPLISIVIPSFNQYKVVKRCIESIYNQTTYDNFEILLVDTGSTDKRVWKYYDDVKIQHDNFKVINWFEKPFSYARSCNEGARQAKGKLILMLNNDTEVLTRDWLQLLGGDAQRKEIGAVGCLLFYPDGYHIQHAGVGVGLGGVAANSFQMMTLQQQMSQTQHLYINTKHNMTVVTAACLMIRKSLFDEIGGFDESYRITYNDVDLCLRIYEKGYQNLYTPHVRLLHHESISVGAPDELAKRDTKEMDAAIAKFIKQWKKYVKHDPNINQNLSKVDAFYDIPLQQSLIDEKVRLTNQE; encoded by the coding sequence ATGAAAAAAATCATGAAGTCTACAGCACATCATTCAATAGTTTTAGGAAAGAAAATGCTTAGTAAGCAGCCTAGATTGAAGAATGCATTAAAACGAGCAATTGCCCCGCACCTTCGTGTGAGGGTTAAAGATAACTATGAACGTTGGATTGAGGAAAACTTTCCAGATTTTGTAGAAATAGCAAAGAGTCGGAAAGAAATTACAGGATTTACCTATAAGCCTCTGATTTCGATCATCGTTCCAACCTATAATACTGACAAGAGATTTCTGATAGAATGCCTTGATTCAGTTATTGGTCAAATTTATGAAAATTGGGAATTAATTATTGTCGATGATAATTCACCAAATAAAGAAGTTCGAAAGTACATTGAGACTTATGCTACTACCGATGAACGTATAAAATACTCATTTCTGAAAAAAAACCTCGGTATTGCAGGAGCTACTAACAAAGCAGTTGAGCTTGCAAGCGGTGAATTCGTTGGAATATTTGACCATGATGATATTCTGTGGCCAAATGCACTATTTGAGACAGTTAAATCATTAAATATTGATAAAAATATCGATTTCATATACACAGATGAAGATAAAATTACTGAAGATTCTCATCATCATCTAGGGTATGTTTTTAAGCCAGATTTCAATCCTGATTTTATGCATAGCGTTAATTACTTTACGCATTTTACTGTTGTACGTAAGTCGCTTTATGATGAAATAGGTGGTGAGCGTCCTGAGTACAACGGTGCCCAGGACTGGGATCTTTACCTCCGTATTTGCCAAAAAACAACTAAGATCCATCATATACAAAAAGTTTGTTACAGTTGGCGTATTCACGATGCATCAACTGCGAAAAGTACAGACTCGAAGCCATATGTACTTGATGCACAGAGAGGTGCCCTACTTGATGACCTACGAAGCCGCGGGTATGATGATGCGATCGTGGAGCAGGACAAGCAACACTCAGGATACTGGAACGTGACATATCCTCTAAGAAATAACCCATTAATATCAATTGTTATACCTAGCTTTAACCAATACAAGGTAGTGAAGCGATGTATTGAATCTATCTATAATCAGACAACTTATGATAATTTCGAAATACTACTTGTTGATACGGGCAGCACAGACAAGCGAGTGTGGAAGTATTATGATGATGTAAAAATTCAACACGATAATTTCAAAGTTATAAATTGGTTTGAGAAGCCGTTTAGTTACGCACGTAGTTGTAATGAGGGTGCAAGGCAGGCGAAGGGTAAGCTTATCTTAATGCTAAATAACGATACAGAGGTTCTTACTCGAGACTGGCTACAGCTTCTAGGTGGTGATGCGCAGCGAAAAGAAATTGGAGCAGTCGGCTGTCTATTGTTCTATCCTGACGGCTATCACATACAGCATGCAGGTGTTGGGGTTGGACTTGGCGGTGTAGCTGCAAACTCATTCCAAATGATGACACTTCAACAGCAAATGAGCCAAACGCAGCACCTCTACATCAACACGAAACACAATATGACTGTAGTGACGGCCGCTTGCTTGATGATAAGGAAAAGTTTGTTTGATGAAATTGGTGGCTTTGATGAGAGCTATCGTATAACATATAACGATGTTGATCTTTGCTTAAGGATATATGAAAAAGGATATCAAAATTTATATACACCACACGTACGACTGCTACACCATGAATCGATTTCAGTTGGCGCACCAGATGAACTTGCAAAACGTGATACTAAAGAGATGGATGCTGCCATTGCTAAGTTTATTAAACAGTGGAAAAAATACGTTAAACATGACCCAAACATTAATCAAAATCTTTCAAAAGTTGATGCGTTTTACGATATACCACTTCAACAATCTCTAATAGATGAAAAAGTTAGACTTACTAATCAAGAATAA